A part of Rhopalosiphum maidis isolate BTI-1 chromosome 3, ASM367621v3, whole genome shotgun sequence genomic DNA contains:
- the LOC113557641 gene encoding protein ALP1-like, which produces MDNITNGFWTKWGFPNCSGSIDGKHMRINAPVHSGSMFRNYKCFFSIVLQAVVDANYRFIAIDVGAYGKESDGGIFSHSNLSQQLENGALNANQEKVLLGSNIALPHFLVGDEAYPLKTYLMRPYPQKNLGPEEEIFNKRLTNVRQVVECAFGILSSK; this is translated from the coding sequence ATGGACAATATTACTAATGGTTTTTGGACCAAATGGGGATTTCCTAATTGCTCAGGTAGCATCGATGGTAAACATATGCGAATTAACGCACCAGTGCATTCTGGCAGCATGTTCCGTAATTATAAGTGCTTTTTCTCAATTGTATTGCAAGCTGTTGTGGATGCAAACTATAGATTTATTGCTATAGATGTGGGAGCCTATGGTAAAGAGAGTGACGGTGGAATATTTTCGCATTCAAATCTTTCACAACAATTGGAAAATGGTGCTCTCAACGCAAACCAAGAAAAAGTATTACTTGGAAGTAACATAGCTTTGCCTCACTTCTTAGTTGGTGATGAGGCTTACCCGTTAAAAACATATCTAATGCGCCCTTATCCGCAAAAAAATTTGGGCCCAGAAgaagaaatatttaacaaacgcTTAACAAATGTAAGGCAAGTTGTTGAGTGTGCCTTTGGTATTTTGAGTAGCAAGTGA
- the LOC113557642 gene encoding uncharacterized protein LOC113557642, with product MAERFSQIALHVSYVLPTNVDELKKKWRGLRDTFGKELKKVNSKKSGQAAVSKTDSRWPYFKNLLFLRGTMSRRDLKSSVSDNSDISDEEVLTQTSTSSNYTASSSHCQSPEVNDDQTPKKTFKSPLKKKIKRSQPDDIDTRLLQIEEEKLKCFQKSADAQFLMSLLPFLKDIPKHRKLMVRAKLQQVLMDEQHSITSVGLYDNSRDSSQYSVFQ from the exons ATGGCAGAAAGATTTTCCCAAATAGCTTTACATGTTTCATATGTATTACCAACCAATG ttgatgagctaaaaaaaaagtggcgAGGATTACGAGACACTTTCGGGAAAGAACTTAAAAAAGTCAACAGCAAAAAATCGGGTCAAGCAGCTGTTTCAAAAACTGACTCCAGATGGCCTTATTTTAAGAATCTGTTGTTTCTTCGAGGTACAATGTCTCGAAGGGATCTTAAAAGTAGCGTTTCCGATAACAGTGACATATCTGATGAGGAGGTATTGACACAAACAAGTACAAGTTCAAACTATACGGCTTCGTCATCCCACTGTCAATCGCCGGAAGTAAATGACGATCAAACTCcaaagaaaacatttaaatctccattaaaaaaaaaaattaaaaggagTCAGCCAGATGATATTGATACAAGACTATTGCAAATTGAAGAAGAGAAGTTAAAATGCTTTCAAAAAAGTGCTGATGCTCAGTTTCTAATGAGCCTTCtaccatttttaaaagatatccCTAAACATCGTAAACTAATGGTACGAGCAAAATTACAGCAAGTTCTTATGGATGAACAACATTCTATAACATCGGTGGGATTATATGATAATTCTAGGGATTCGAGTCAATACagtgtttttcaataa
- the LOC113557644 gene encoding uncharacterized protein LOC113557644, which translates to MSSNNNNRITSYFGSVQKKCKLQSNEDGTKESETIAISNPTNTNCFDTSELINPIEIEKLHDIELDIANFITQTNAINDYSKSVILQRSNVPSNDFQYPFSIHTKKGKSEKRFLRKNHFEKFPYIEFSKIKSGLFCKVCVLFSTSNKGGMHKTEQLKSLVTEPVIKFAKLLGKDGQQNIPLRGHRDDGFIYQEDGGKVDSVINQGNFKELLKFRIDAGDHLLKNHLKTTGERATYISKLTQNEIIECCKLEILHLILLEVKEAKYFSILFDGTTDLSNISQMCLIIRYILHGKSYERFLTFIDCHSYVYNERKHQQLDVHLEDNDEPQ; encoded by the exons ATGtcgtcaaataataataatcgtataacTAGTTATTTTGGAAGTGttcagaaaaaatgtaaattacaatctAATGAAGATGGTACAAAAGAGTCAGAAACCATTGCAATCTCAAATCCAACAAATACGAATTGTTTTGATACAAGTGAGTTAATTAATCCAatagaaattgaaaaacttCATGATATTGAATTAGATATTGCAAATTTCATAACTCAAACTAACgctataaatgattattcgAAATCAGTCATCCTTCAACGAAGTAATGTTCCTAGCAATGATTTTCAATATCCATTTTCAATTCATACTAAAAAAGGTAAATcggaaaaacgatttttaagaaaaaatcacTTTGAAAAGTTTCCATacattgaattttcaaaaattaagtcTGGTTTATTTTGTAAGGTTTGTGTTTTGTTTTCAACTTCAAACAAAGGGGGTATGCATAAAACAGAGCAATTAAAAAGCTTGGTTACTGAACCAGTAATTAAATTTGCAAAGCTATTAGGAAAAGATG GCCAGCAAAATATACCGTTGCGTGGTCATCGTGATGatggttttatttatcaagAAGATGGGGGAAAAGTTGATTCTGTCATTAATCAAGGAAACTTTAAAGAACTTCTTAAGTTTCGAATTGATGCTGGTGaccatttacttaaaaatcatttgaaaactactggtgAAAGAGCTACTTATATAAGTAAACTAACGCAAAATGAAATAATCGAGTGTTGCAAACtagaaatattacatttaatacttttagaaGTAAaagaagcaaaatattttagtattctaTTTGATGGGACCACAGACTTATCTAACATTTCTcaaatgtgtttaattattcGGTATATTTTACATGGAAAATCGTATGAaagatttttaacatttatcgaTTGTCATAGCTATGTTTATAATGAACGAAAACACCAACAATTAGATGTTCATTTGGAAGACAACGATGAacctcaataa
- the LOC113557645 gene encoding zinc finger MYM-type protein 1-like: MISAVRGAVQQIRKIAKNAIHCSNHALNLSVSKSSTVQSIRNCVEVIKEVTSFFHISAKRNYVLQQHLTNHRKLHNLCETRWIERHDSVLHFKESIIEIIDTLTEISGWQDNISSSKAKMMISAICNCEFIFSLFSLSNLLAVTFPISKILQGKDQDIVAASECIKDVYLILGQNREKCEEKFQSMFKECELILNKLDVDIKFPRIIAHQKHRVNATSSNNPVDYYRINIYIPLLDNVLEDFDFRFLSKENSNITLLIQLIPKYVVKMKTEDYNGYFAKIIEIMTKDYTYFQNVSEQAIENEINMWFTKWLRLQTEGKNIPVNGLDALSQPIWAGGHRATPVLDGMGVARRANLLAVSKQLPPGERSTPGVLEDQANAGKKDRRREAGVVSGGPATRIKNGSNN; the protein is encoded by the exons ATGATATCTGCAGTCCGCGGCGCTGTCCaacaaattagaaaaattgctAAAAATGCAATACATTGCTCAAATCACGCCTTAAATTTAAGTGTTTCAAAATCGTCTACTGTACAATCAATTCGCAACTGTGTTGAAGTAATAAAAGAAGTTACttctttttttcatatatctgCCAAACGTAATTACGTTCTTCAACAACATTTGACTAACCAtagaaaattacataatttatgcgAAACACGATGGATAGAAAGGCACGACAGTGTATTGCATTTTAAGGAatcaataattgaaattattgacaCTTTAACCGAAATATCTGGATGGCAGGATAATATTTCTTCTTCGAAAGCTAAAATGATGATATCTGCTATTTGTAattgtgaatttatattttctcttttttCATTATCAAATTTACTAGCTGTTACTTTTCcgataagtaaaattttacaagGCAAAGATCAAGATATTGTTGCTGCATCTGAATGTATCAAAgatgtatacttaatacttgGACAAAATCGTGAAAAATGTGAAGAAAAATTTCAATCTATGTTTAAGGAGTGTGAATTAATTCTAAACAAACTTGatgttgatattaaatttcccAGGATTATAGCACATCAAAAACATAGAGTTAATGCTACATCATCAAACAACCCTGttgattattatagaattaatatttatattccttTATTGGATAATGTATTAGAAGATTTTGATTTCCGATTCTTAAGCAaggaaaattcaaatattactttattaatacaacttaTACCAAAATATGTTGTCAAAATGAAAACTGAAGACTACAATGGCtattttgcaaaaattatagaaataatgacTAAAGATTACACATACTTTCAAAATGTTTCAGAACAAGCCATAgagaatgaaataaatatgtggTTTACTAAATGGCTTAGACTTCAAACGgaag gaaaaaatattCCAGTTAATGGGTTGGATGCTCTAA GTCAACCGATTTGGGCCGGTGGACACAGAGCAACACCTGTCCTCGACGGGATGGGGGTCGCAAGGCGAGCGAACCTGCTAGCAGTCAGTAAACAGCTCCCACCAGGGGAACGATCGACCCCCGGTGTCCTGGAAGATCAGGCAAACGCAGGAAAAAAGGACAGACGACGCGAGGCTGGCGTCGTTAGTGGAGGCCCAGCTACTAGAATCAAAAATGGAAgcaacaattaa